A window of Hemiscyllium ocellatum isolate sHemOce1 chromosome 35, sHemOce1.pat.X.cur, whole genome shotgun sequence genomic DNA:
GTTTTGTTAGGTGTTGTGTAAATTCTTTGTGAGACCATGTCTGGGGGACTATAGTTTTGGCCTCCTGATTAAAGAATGTAAATGTGTTGTTCACAGTGCAGAGATTTACTCAAATCATACCTGGGAAAGAGATATTTTATCAGTAAACAACAtagactggagtttagaagaatgagaggtgattttattgaaatataaatcatgaggggtatagataaggtgaatagcaaaggtccttTCCCTAAGTTAGGGGAGTTcaatactagagggcatattttcaaggtaagaggagaaagatttaaaagcaacctgaggggcaacattttcacacagaaggtggtttgtgtgtgaaatgaactgtcaaagtggtagatgcagatataattaaaatatttaaacgatgtttggacaggtacatgaatacaggtttagagggatgtgggccaaacacaTATGGTAAATGGGACCAGTTAAGTtcaggaaacttggtcagcatggatgagatagactgaagggtctgtttcccttctGTATGATTATAACTCTATATGAGATCCTGAGTGGACTGGGTCAAGGTGAACAATTAAAGGCTTTGTGAGAGAAACCAGAATTCATGGCACACTTTAAACATAAAGGGTTATCAATTTAATATGGAAATGAGATGGAATTTTCCTCTCAGATGGGTACAGGTCTTTGGAACACTTTTCCACAGAGACAGATGAAGGCAGGGTTATTGATTATTTTTAAGGCTGAAGTTGATACATTCTTGACTGACAAAGGAGTCAGATGTTATTGGGAATAGGTGGGCTGAGGCTGCAATCAGATGAACCAAGATATTATTGAATAGCAGTGCAGGTttgaaggaccgaatggcctaatcctgcacctTGTTCATACATGCATTCCTACATATGACCTCCTGGAACTAAAACAATCAGCCTTCAGTGCTGATAGAGCAACTTATTGTCACAGGTCAAGGAGGCAGCATCTCAATCTGACCCCACTAACAAATCTAAAAGGTAAAAAAATGTGTGGTGGGATGAGGCAGCCTGAAAGAACAACAGGCTGATAGTAATAATGTGCATCTTTGTATAGTCACCTGGACCAAAGTAATTCAGACAAAATTCCTTTCATTTGTGGGACAAATGTTTCTCTTAAGAATTAACATTagagaaatctttttgaacctTTTCTCAAACACAGGGGCAACTGATACCCTCCTCCAATCTATTCTCCCGTTCTCAGTAGTAGAATCCATGGGCGAATCACCATTGATGGGAGAGTTGCAACAAGTATCAAACAGATGAAAAACTCCAAAGTCTGTTCCCCCATGGAATTCCAACCGAACCTTTCAAAGCATATAGACTTTTGCACAGTTTGAGACACTGAACTCATCCTATGGATTTGAGAGGAAAAataatccccccacccccaaccaacctcaaaaatgtaacttttcaagaagggaggtAAATTAAATTGCAGAACCGATTGAGGCAGTTCTCTCTTGTCcataacagggataatccagataCAGTCTGCTATATCACCTACTTCCTGTGACTGAGGaaatccagagacccagtgaTATTTGTGCACAAGTAGGAGCTTCTATATATATATTCATGTCTTCATTTGGTGTTGTCTGGTAATTTGGTGTATGGTTAACTTGACACCTTTGAAATAATTGGACTCATAATAGGAGACAGACAGGGTTTCGGAACGACAGTTGTCCTGTATGAGCACTGGAAGGTAAACAGTAGAAGCAAGTGACCCAACTTCAAGTccatgtggagatgtcagtgtgtGGTGAGAGTGGAGGAGGTGGTGAAGCAATCCTAGTACACATCACACTAGAAGGGATTGTCTCCTGTGTGGGTTCATTGACGTTCCAAGATGTCCAACAATTGTGTTAAGCCCAAAAAGATTTCTGTCCTGTGCGTTGATGAACTCGAAAACGATTTGTCACACAACCcacatgtgaatggtttctcccctgtgtgagtgCATTGGTTGACTGGAAAACTTTGTCTCACACTTCACACCTGAATGGTTTCTCACCAGTGCAGATCCAATAATGCTACAGGAGATTGGAGTTTTGGTTAAAGTTTCATCACAAACATAATATTATAAGGGCTACACCCCTTTTGGTTTCTACTGATCGGGCAAGAGTTACAATGACCTAGAGTAGAATCCCTCACACTTCACACCTCACAGAGTTTCAATTACTGTGTGAAGGTTTGGTCACATGCTTAAAAGAAATCTTCCATTTTATTAGATTTGTCAGCATTATAAAAGCTTCATGAATCTTATACTTTATAGATCTCTTCCCTTGGATACAGGAGGCTTTTTAAATATGTGAAGATTTTTCTAACATCTGATCAGATTCTTCCCTGTAAAGTTTATACTGCAGACAGAAGTGGTTAAGAGCAAGAATGATACATAGCTTATCTAGCATGTGAATACTTTCACCTCTGTGTGAATGCGCTGGTGTACACGGAAATTCGATGAGTCTGAAAATGATTTATCACACACCTCGCATGTGAACGGTTTTtcccctgtgtgaatgcgttggtgaTTGAGGAGcgttgatgacctcgaaaatgatttgtcacacaacccgcatgtgaatggtttctcccctgtgtgactGCGTTGGTGGTCAAGGAGGTGCGATGGTCGCGCAAATGATTTGTCACATGCTTcacatgtgaatggtttctcACCAGTATGAATACGTTGATGTACACGGAGGTGGGTTGAGTTTGAGAAAGATTTTTTGCACACTTCACATCTAAATGGCTTTTCCCCTGTGTGACTGCGTTGATGAAGTTGGAGGTGTGAAGACTGCGAAAATGATTTGTTGCACATCTTACacatgaatggtttctccccagtgtgtagGCGTTGGTGTCTGCGAAGATGTGATGAGACCGAGAATGATTTATCACAAACCTCACACGTGAAGGGCTTCTCACCAGTGTGAATGCGTCGGTGTTTCACAAGTGTTGATGAGTGAGTGAAGGCTCGATCACATACTTCACATCTGAAAGGTTTCTCACCTGTATGAATCCTCTGATGTATCAAGAGATCAGATGAGTGGCTGAAAGCCATCTCACAAACCTCACACCTGAAGGGTTTGTCACCTGTGTGAATACGTTGGTGTGTCAGGAGGGTTGTCGATACAGCAAACGATTTATCACAAACTTTACATTTGAATGGTCTTTCCCCTGTATGAATGTATCGGTGTGCATGGAGATGCGATGACCGTGagaatgatttctcacacacctcacacatgaATGGCTTCTCCATTGTGTGGATGCATTTGTGTTTCATGGGTGCAGATGACTTCGAAGAATCTTGGTCACATGCCCCACGCTTGAATAGTTTGTCTTCCATGCTGTTCAACAAATGTAGCTTGTGTGTCAGGAGAAATTGAATGTGTGCAGCCCTCCTCACAACCTCACACCTTGAATAGCCTCTCACTTATAGGACTGAGTCAGTGGGCCTTGGACTTGATGAATTATTGAAGCTATAACCACAACTGGGGTTCACTCATATTTCTTTCCAGCCTCATATGACTGATCACCCACAACTGATCCTTCAGAAATGTTAGTTGTGATGGAAGGGTCCACACTAGTGACCAGTTTCAGATCAGATGGCATGTCAAAACTCCCCTGACATGACCGATTTCCAGGTGATGGTTTTAGTGTCCAA
This region includes:
- the LOC132832994 gene encoding zinc finger protein 271-like; translation: MEDKLFKRGACDQDSSKSSAPMKHKCIHTMEKPFMCEVCEKSFSRSSHLHAHRYIHTGERPFKCKVCDKSFAVSTTLLTHQRIHTGDKPFRCEVCEMAFSHSSDLLIHQRIHTGEKPFRCEVCDRAFTHSSTLVKHRRIHTGEKPFTCEVCDKSFSVSSHLRRHQRLHTGEKPFMCKMCNKSFSQSSHLQLHQRSHTGEKPFRCEVCKKSFSNSTHLRVHQRIHTGEKPFTCEACDKSFARPSHLLDHQRSHTGEKPFTCGLCDKSFSRSSTLLNHQRIHTGEKPFTCEVCDKSFSDSSNFRVHQRIHTEVKVFTC